TGGCCAGAATACTTATGAGGATCTTCTAAGTTTCTTATCTACCCCAAGCACACTCCCAGAACTACCCCACTCATACTTCAAGCATACATGTACTAATACTCACAATCTTCTAAATCTGTAGTTTTCAGgggctttttctcttcttcccccttttctttttcgTTATCTAGTCTTTGTTTATCCATGGTGTCGACCTGCTATCACTGATGGTCCTAAGAGACATCGTTCAAGATGCCAAATTCAGCAGGGGTGCACCATTCATCCAAAATCTCCCAGGGCCACAGAGATGAGATTTTATATTGAATCATGatttcaaaaaaattaagattttagCTGAGGGATAGAAACAATTTACATTGATCAGGTGGTAGGTAGATGGTAGGTTAATGATTGTTATATGCTTACACTAAAACTGATTCATTATGAGCTTGATTACAGAAGGGAGTGGAGTAAGTGAACCGTTATAAGAACATGTTGAAACCAGTGGAACAATGGTTAGTATCTGGACTTTACATTAAGCAATTACAAAGCAGGAGGCCTTGGCTTGtgccagagggtcacagagacCTGATGAAGACGTTCCTGACTTCATCTTTCAAGAACACTGACCCATTTCGAGACCACCAACCCAATTCAAGAGAAGAATTGCGCACGTGTGAAGGACTAGTAACCTCATTTTAATAGAGAGCAAggatgggaggtgctggggttATGTATATGTATTGTATGTAAGATCTTGGGGAATAAATAGAGGGTAAAGAACTTTGTCCAGCATGGTCACACCTTTCGGGGATGAGCCCCATGCTGCCCACCAGTGTAATAAGCACACCACTTTCTAACTTTAACTCGGTAGAGAGTCTCTGTCTGAGATCTTCGTTTTTAACTACTCAATATCCTGGACAAATCCCTCAATTTGTGAGAAACTActctcacttttaaaattttaaaaggcttaTTAAATCTCAACAAAAATTATAACATAggactaaataaggaaaaattacagtgCTGGGAGCCTCCCCTGTGACTGTTATCCACGTGCTTCTCTACAAAATGGATGCTCTGCCTTTTGTATTCTTAGCCCCTCTCAAAGTTTTGTCAGTCAACtccttctctgctgtccatTGGTGGAGATTACTTTCTTTCATCTTGACTGGAGATCAGGTATTGTTACGCTGTACCTCCTGGTAATAAGCCAGCCTTCTCAAAATGTCCTGACTACAGAGGCTAttgaaaggggaaggggaaagaggaCTATGGGAAGACATATTACAATAACATCACTATACATTTTAACATCCACATAATATCTACCTCTTAATTGTGTGAGCCGACTATTACATTATTAATCTATAACAGGAGGGATAGGGACAACCTCCCCAATTCCCTCCCAAGCATACCCCAGGGTAAGAGGCATGGAGACCCCTTGAGCATCCCTTCAGCACCGGACAAATTAAACTTGGCAGAAATCAAATTTAACTACATAAAATGCTTTCAGGAATATTTGCTCTTCCCACAAGTCACCTGTgatgaaaatgcaaacaaatccCAAACATGAATAAACTGACAATACAAACAATTATGGTGGCAATTGAGAGTTTCATCAgttcctgcacagctccagctcagctgctggcaggttgcaattaaaaaaaaagtggaaattcAGCCCAATATAGattattaaaatgaaagaataatTCTGTGCAGCTGTCACAAAGGTGACAGGGACAAAGAGAAGAATGATTCTCACATTTGGCAAACCCTTCCAGcctgtgaaagagaaaagaggggagagaaataaagtgacagggacagagaccTTCCCTGGGTGTGGGTGGCCTTCCCAGACTGTGGGGTTTATACCTGAGCCAGTTTAGGTAAGGGGGGTGGTGTTCactccccctgggcaggggtTACCGCACACCCCCAAAACTCTTCACCTCCCCCCTTAAGTGAGTAATGGGGATGTAAATCTGGTCTCAGTAAATGAGTCTGGGGGCTGTGGCTGACCCCAGCCCGACCCCAGCCTGGGATGATTTTCAGGACAGCTCTGGGCTTGGCTTTCTGGTGGATTCATTCTTCTCCCTCAGCCTTGTTTAGTTCTCCCTAGACCTGAGATCACTGGACAAGAGCCATATTTCCCTTATCTCAAGGTCCCTCAGCTCAACTCACAGCCCAAAAATTCCCCTCAGGAGGCACATTCAGGGAGGGGTGAACTTGGGTGGTTGCAGCTTCTTTGCAcagttcacagaattcacagaatgactgtgttggaagagaccttcaagatcatcaagtccaacccatgccctaaacACCTCAACTAAATCATGCCACTTAGTGCcatatccagtctttttttaaacacatccagggacggcagctccaccacctccccgggcaggcCATTCTAGAACTTTATGACTCTTTCAGTGAacaactttttcctaatatccaacctatatttctCTTACACAGCTTGAGActgtcctcttgttctgtcagttgctgcttggagaaagagaccaatcCCCACCTGAGTACAATCACCTTTCAGGAAGCGGTacagagtgataaggtcacctctgagtctccttttctccaggctaaacatccccagctccctcagttttTTCTCATAGGGCTAGTGTTCCAAATCCAGCACTAGccttgttgccctcctctggacacgcTGCCATAATGGGCAAAAAGTCCTTCCTGACAAAGTTTAAGCCATGAACCACAATATTTCAGTCTCTCAACAGCCCCCCAGAGCATCCCCCGTGTTGTCAAAGGAAAAATCCTCTGCACCTGGTCAGCTTACACAAGGTTTATTCCTCAAACCTGTCTGGGGGATGGATAAGGAATGGAGTATCCCATGATCATTTGTGCTTAGCAGgtgtgtcctggtttagggcaaaattgggagagaatccccagaaaggcccctccagaaagcaaacccacacggcccctccccccaaccggttcgggaagaattccccggagagaagtggaaagaacctgtttatttaacaggcacagcaccccccagcacacaaaatgaacaataccagatgacaccactctttcaccactctgaaaaagatgacaaattcagaaagtctctcctggggttgTTGCTttgttatcagtccctccagcactggggcagctgctgaagCCTCAAGGTGCAAACTCGTTATTTCCCAGGTCCAAGTCCGGAGCAGGTTCGGGTAgatccaaaaaggaaaggagaaacagtccaggaagaaatttggactgtttagctaaactaactaatgagaagaagcaTAAaacaagagcaagcagaagcaaagcagaagcaagagcaaagcgaaaagcagggcaaaaatcaaaaACAGCACTATGTTCTGTCCCGTCTCTGTGTCCCGCTGGCTGtgggggagtggctgataagaggcccaaaccaaaactttcactctgcagagccagtcttgaaggcacagaacataatatccagcataaataacacacacgaatggggatacaaacatcctaacgtcaccctaggacaagGTGGAAAACTTCTGTTAGCATGTTGgtgtttgttcttttctgttctctattttatattattttatagcaaagaactgttattcctattcctacATTTTTGCTTGGGAGCCCCATAATTTTGGAATTTGATCCAAGGGGTCATCGGGCCACTGctgggccccatggaaccaagggaccAGTGTGATTCTGAGAGGCCCCATGGATGCAAGGAGACGACTGTGCTACTACAGGTtcccatggaatcatggagtccattgtgacactgctggatgctgtggaaccaaggacaccttTGTGACACTGAGGGATCCCATGGAACCATGGGAACATGGGACAGGTCTTGGCCTGCTGGGCCTGACAGGTCctgctgaccttggcatgttgaGGGCTGCTTCTCATCTGCCcctggagcactggggctctgtgctttctttcCTATGGAACAGAgctctccttctcttccagggGCTTGTGGCCAAAATTGAGATTCTGGCTCCAAAATTTCTTCTATCAAAGGATTGCTCTGTCACTAAAGGTGTCAGGACAGATGGGTCTGGCTGACTTAGCCTCCTGGAGGCTATCTCTGATCTGCCACCAAAACACTGGGGCTCCATGCTTgtcttcctatggaaaagaaccatccttGTCCATGTGCCCTTGTCAAAATTGGGATTCTACCTCCCAAATTCTGTATATCCAAGGATTGCTCCTCAGTGAGAGCTTCCAGGACAGACATATGTTGCTGGCCTTGACCTCCTGGGGGCCACTTCTCATCTGCCTTcaaaacactggggctctgcccttTCCCTACTATGGAAGAGAACCATCATTCCCATCCAGGTGCCCATGGTCAAAGCTGGGATTCTGCTTCCAAATGTCCATATATCCAAGGATTATTCCAGTCTATAGGAACGAGCCCTCTCTTTCTGACCTGTGAGCAATGCCATCGATTTTCCCAAACCAGGAAAATAGGAAGCCCTGGGAGCTTCACACACAGGAATGACACAGAACAGGGCAGGGCAAGCAGCTGCCAAAATTTTAACTTCTACTTGCAATTAAGAACTTTGGTATCAAGTTCTACAATAGCCACTGTTAGTATAGagtaaaaaagaataaaattactactaataataataactgTAACATTAATAGCAACAATAgtgataataaaataataataattaataatggTTATAAAAACCCTACCATACTTATACTAGATTTCCATGGCCAGGCTTTGGTAAGGGGGGAGTCTAGAAGCACCTTCTGTGAgaggctgctggaagcagctgctcctccatgTCCTGCAGAGTCAattccagccagctccaggatggaccAGCTGCcagccaaggctgggccagttAGAAATGGTGGTAAAACCTTTGGGAAAAgagatttaagaaaaagaagactGGTGATCATGTAGTTGTAACTGTGACCAgggtgagaacatgtgagaggCACAATTCTGAacaccccagggcagggcagggcaggatgggcaggagctgctccaggggctggagctgattGCCCTGAGATTCTCTGGGGCAGCCCCTGGTGAGGCAGCTGGGCCCCTGCAGCCCACGGAGGGCGCGGAGAGCAGACATGCACCTGCAGCGCCTggaggagcccatgctggagcagggggtgcCTGAGCAGAGGCTCTGACCATATGAGAAACCTGTGCTAGAGCGGGGacctggcagggacctgcaaacctgtggagagaggagcccatgctggagcagggcactgGTAGGACTTGTGAGCCCATGGAAGAGTGAGCCATGTTGCAGCAGTTTGTGaagagctgctgtccctgagaTGAACTCACcttggagaagttcatggagaagTTTCTCCAGGAGGgactcctggcacagcaggggaaTGACTCCTATCCATGAGCAACTGGAGAAACAACAGGTGATGAACTGAGCAGAAACCTCCATTGCCTGTCTCCCTGCACCcactgggggaggaggaggtgctgggaaagagggagggatAGACAGAAGGTGtttttaaagctttattttacttctcactATTTTGGTCTGATTTTGATAacaataaattcaattaatgtCTCTAATTTCAAACATGTTTTGCCCATGATTGTTGTGTTGTGTTAAGTTGTTCCCCCTCAGTTATGAGTTGGACTGTTCTGTTTTCCCCCGTATCTGGTATGGTTCAGCCTTGGCTCACTccaccctcctcctcactgcccaTCAACACCGCTCCTCCCATCCCTCAATGTATCCTTCCCGGACTCCTCCCTGATGCCCTGCCTGTCACTCGGtgccccctcccttccctctagaaagtTCTAGCTGGGGCATCGGGTGATTGGCTCAGGGGCCAGGTTTCAGCCCCCCATGTTCTCTTATTGGATGTTCCTCATTGTCACTCCCTCAGAGGCCAAACccctctctgcttcccattGGCCCAAGGACTGTCTCCACCCTCATTTCTGGTGCCCCTCAAAAGCTGGTGTAAGTCggcttttgctttgtttgcagTTCTGGGTTTGTCCTCAGCACTGGGACTTCCCAGTTAATAAAGGCTGCTTCAACCCTCAGCTGGAgtccctctctttcctggctGGATTGCTGCCGCGAGTCTCCCGTCCTACGTAGGGAGCTGTCTCCACCACAGAGTGGAGCAGTCGTCCCTAGGCACTCTCTGGGTAACCCAAGCCTAGGGGAGTGCCCCCTACTGCAAGCAGCGTGCTGGGTGCTTGCCGGGCGGCTGTGAGGGCTGAGCCCTCTTCTGAGATCACTCGCTGCTTCACATgatagtaataaaaaaatattttaaaatcacaaaaaattcGGGGAGCTAGAAAAAAAGTTAGGCTTAGTAGGACCTGGGAAAATGTTAAAGTTAGGCACTGGGAAATGTTAGGCCTTTTATGTGCTAGATCATGTGAAACTGCACCTGTGTGCAGTCAGTatatgataaatgatataattaTTAGATGTTATTagatataattattgtttaaagaATTATGAGAAACTATATAGTGGGGTTTGAGGGGGATTCATGAGAAAATCATGCTTGGATGAAATCAATGTATACAATAGaataatgtaagtttaataattaatatgtaaGTTATATAACAATAGAATATAAAACATGTTCGGCTCAAAACCATgtcagagtcagatttgggtctgtgTACTCCTGATGCCCAGAGCTCTTTAATAAAAGAACCTGTATAtaatcattctgtgattatttgttcctgaacgctaacaatGGTATCTGCTGAGTGATCTGTCCCAGTCCTTAGCTCAACCCATGAAgtctttattctgttttctctctcctgtccaTCTCTGGAGGGGAGCAAGAGACTAGCTTTGGTGAGTGCCTGGCATCCAGCAGGGTCAACCGACTACACTTCCCTTccttcattctttctttctttccagagGTCACTCTGAAGAGGCTGAGTGGGGCTTTGATGGAGGGAGTGAAGGCACTGGGGAGTATCAgggacagcaggcacagggatgtgggacAGGCATCAGAGGGGTCCGGGCAGCTGGCAGGGGGCAAGGCCTGTccccctgggccagcagcagccctgtgccctgcccaagGCACTCCCACCATGGGCTGGGCCCTagaggcaggggcagagcccagccccgggggcgGCATTTGTGCCTCGAGCCCCATCTAGCCCACGGGCTGCACTGGACAGCAtgacctgctggggacactgagagcTCCACTGTAACAGTGCCCTTGGGATTTCACATGTCGCCATTGAGTCAGGGACAGGAACAAAGACTCCAGGCTTCAGACGGTGGAAAGAAGGTGTTTAATAGAAAATAGTGTGTCTTTTATAACCCAATTCATTAAGCTGAGACCTGATTGGTCTTAAAGCAAAAACCTCTCACACTATTGGTGAACTAAGAATAGCACACTCTGGAAAATCATATCTATAAACAGCATGtgcagaaagagagataataaatgttttaattcttttctctaagctttctctgtgctttctcacagcttaccaggaaaatcctgggagagctATATCTCTCTTTATTCAGAGGATATGTGATTACCACATTCACAGGCACCAGAGCacatcccagtccctctcctCATGATGTCCCAGGCACCAgagcatcccagccctgctccttgtgatgtcacaggccCTATGAGTATcctgagtgtgggaagaggtttcagagcCACTCCAAACTCCTCCTACATCAGTGGATTCACACTGTGGAGAGACCATACTAGAGTCGTGTGTGGCGAGAGCttcaggcacagctcagccttgACCCAACACCAACAAAGGCGCCACTAAGGGAAGCCCTGTGAGTGCCCCAAGTGTGAGAAGAGCTTCgtgcactgctccagctccaaCCCCGTGGGAGGATCCACACTGGATGATCCCCAGTGACCCCTGTTGGGCAGATCCCTGGTAATCCGTGGTCCTGGTGATCCATATTGAGAAGACACCTGGCTGGGGGGGCTCCACCTCTTCCAGGCTCCCCATGaccttgattttcttttcatttctctttgtcCTTTCCAAACATccaaaaatggggtaaaaataaAGACCTTGAACTAAGACATGGTCAGTGCCATGGGAGGAACttgcaggggctgtgtgggctGGAGGGAGTGCTCCTGGGACAGACCTGGGAGTTGCTCAGGGCTTTGGGAAACCAGGGCCAAGCTGCTCTTGCTGCACTGGGAGACCCTGCTGGAGGTTCTGGGGCAGCTGATAAAGGACCCACTGCCCTGGACCTATGCCTTTGTCCCCCTGTCCAGgttcctggtgtcccctgtcccagatGCCCCTCTCCTTGCTGTCCCTCCCGTGCCCCCCACCCCTTCCCATGTCCCGTCCTGCTCCCATCTCAGTCCGGATCCCATTCCCGGTCTcattccctgttcctgtcccatATTTTCTGTCTGGCTGCCGTTCCCATATTCTCAGTCTCgtatttcctccctttcctgttCCCATTCTCGTATTCCTGTTGccatatttctatttctatattCCCTCTCCGGCTCCACTTTCCCATTCCCGGTCCCGTTCCCATATTCCAGCTCCCGCATTTCCAGTCCCTTATTCCCGTCCTCGATCCCGGTCCTTTCTTCCTACTCCTCATCCCATATTCTCAGTCCAGCTGCCGTTCCCGTATTCCCACTCCCGTTCCCATACtccgttcccgttcccgttccgACTTCCGTatttccagccccattcccgGTCTCTGTCCTGTattcccggtcccggtcccggtcccctCGCACCGGACGCCGCCGCCATCgctccggcccggcccggcccggcccgccccatcccatcccatcccatccctctcGTGACCGGAGAAACCCCGCACTACTCCCACGCACCAATCACAGCGTGCGATCCCCCTGATATTTCCATAGCTCCGCCCTCCATCTGGCCACGCCCCCCGCCAGCTGCAGCCGCCTCCGGGCGCTGTTTGCTGCCAGTTccctcccagcgctcccagtaaGAGCGCTCCCAGTTCCTGCCCGGTGCTCCTACCATCGTTCCTAGTGCTCCCAGTAAGGGCGGGACTGGCAGGCAGAGCGCTCCCATTTCCTGCCCGGTGCTCTCACCATCgttcccagcgctcccagtaaAAGCGGCACTGGAAGGGAGAGCGCTCCCAATTCCTTCCCAGTGCTCTCATCATcgttcccagtgctcccagtgctgggtgGGGCGGGGCCGTTTTGGAGACACCCACAGGGCAGAGCGCGGCTGCTTTTGGGTGTCGGCCACGGCCTGGGCCGGGCTTGGAGCGGAGGAGGAGCGGCAAGGAtaggaaaaagaggaagagcagcagcagcagaaaaccaTGCTGTTCCCCGGCTCCAGCAGCATCGCTTCTCTCCCAGAGCCCGCAGGTGACCGGAGAGGGGGTGCTCGCCCCAAATCCATCGGGTGATctccaggagggtttttttgcGGGGCAGGGGACGTTTGGATCTTGCAGGACTCCAAAGCTGAGCTGCAAATGCCACTTAGGGGGGGATCTGGAGCGATCCCAGGTAGCGATCGCATGGTacctttggggacaggggcgATATCGGTGTTAGGGATTCCCCGGAGAGAGCTGGGGTGGAGCGCGGGAGCCCTGGAGTGGGGAGAGCACAAAGGGGCGATCCCGGAGCCGGGGGATACCCGGTAGACGGAAGGGTTGGGGGAGGCTGGAGATGAGCCGAGTCCGGGCACCCGAGACTGAAAGGGGTGGTCACTTGTCCAACTGGACTTCCGCAGCGGGACCATCAAACCATCAATGAGCTCACCCCTTGTTTTTCCCGCATaaaccaggatttcccattcccaaaccttGGCCTGATAGAGGGGGAGACGACCacgaggaagaggaagatgtcCCGGGACACCCAGGCAGGTGAGGAAgaagtcagtgcccctttccccctgtctcctgctccatctcccagcctagtacagcccctggctgcaggacagtCCCGGCGCTGCttgggatggatgggggatctccttccctttctctctggcactgaggcaaatcccatcctctccttgtccttcctcccccagacAGAGAAtggagctgaggatggagacCAGGGCGGACAAATCCCCTCAGCAGAACCTTGTGGCAGAGGCCATTTTGAGCACCTCCATGTCGAAGGAATCCAAAAGGGAGGAGAAGCCTCAGAGATGCTTtatgaggaggggctgcaaacccagccctgggatCTGTGAGGAGGAAAGACCCACCCTGAGCCAGGAATTCAGCTGGAGATAGGGGACACAGACATAGATAGGGACATGGAAGGACATGGACATGGGTGGGGTCATAAACTGGGACAGTGTTAGTGCCACCACAGTGCACTTTCATCTCAGCCATGGCAAAGCACTGCCTGATGCAGTTCCTGCCAccatgtccccactgtcaccaCTACGGTGTCCCAGCTGAATGTCACTATCCACTAGGGCGGGACAGGGAACTTGTTCAGCTGGTGACAAGTGGCCCAGAAGCAGGTGACAGCCACCAGGGTGTCCCAGAGCCACTACACTCAAGGGaccccagctgcccctgggaacaggctggggacaggacaagggCCATTGTCATCTGGGGTTCACATGGCCTGGGGACAGCGTCCCCTGACACATCCTGGTGGCTTCATGCGCTGACATGTCATGGTGGCAGCGTCCCCACAGGTGTGGCAACATTGTCCTTGATGTGTCTCCTGGTGGCATTGTGCCTCCTCctctctgtgtgtccccatctccccccacctcgtgtgtccctgtccataTCCATGTCTCCCTATCCCTTTCCCTGTGTCTCTGTCCCtcccccatgtgtccctgtGGGGTCAAAGTCCCCAAGGCCCCggggctgtgtcctgcagggtgTCCCGCTGTTCacagggtgtccctgtgcccctcaaGGTGTCGCCATGTCCTGTAGGATgttcctgtggctgctcctggcactgagCGTCTGCgcccaccctggcacaggtaaGAACATGCTGCAACATCCCACAAGACCCCAGGacacattttttcctctgattttgggtccttctcctctcttttgAGTCTGTTCCCCCTTATTTTGGGTCCTTTCCCTGGTTTGGATTGTTTCCCCCTTATTTTGGgtcctttcctcctcttttcagtcctttccctctcttttgggtcctttttccttattttgggTCCTTTCCCCCTGGTTTGGGTCTTTTCCCCTTATTTGGGGTCATTTCCCCCTGTTTTGGGTCCTTTCCCCCTATTTTGGGTGCCCTCCCCTTGCTTGTGGCACGTTTTTGGgtgcctctccctcctccaaccccctccccaccccttaACCCCCTTCACCAcccaccccctgtccccccaggtgtgtcctcagctgtgtccccagctgtcctccCACGCCACATGGACTCGGTGCTCGACATCCTGGATGCCCTCGAGTCCCCGGCCCGGGGCGGCTCCCCCGGCACTGCCGCAGccttggggaggggtctgggagTGTGCAGCACCCCGGGGTGCCGGGCGGTGCTGGGTGAACCTCCCGGGACCCCCGAACGCCCCCCAGCTCTCACCCCGGGCCAGTGGCAGCTCCTGACCGAGCTCCTCCACCACGACCCAACGACACCGGAGCTGGGGGCGGTGCTGGTGCCCGACGGCTCCACAGTGGCCCTCTGTCCTCTCCTGGCCGGCATCGAGGTGGGGCTGAGATCTGGCGGGTTTGGgcgacccctccccaccctcgaCCCGCCTGCTGACCCCTTCTTGGCTGTCACCATCACCGAGGCATTGGGGACATccttcctgctggcacaggggtgtgACAACAACGCCACCGTGTTGGGACCCGGCGGCTGCTGGGACAACatggaaaatccccaaaattacaCCTTGAGGGgtcccccatcccctgtccctgaccctgtGGCCATCGGGGCCATGGACGGGGTGATCCTGGGGGTGCGGCTggcccagggacccctcccggTGGCCGAACTGCTTCGGGGCTACTACGGGACTGGGAATGGCTCGGAAGCCCGGAGACCCCCCAGCAGTTACCGGCGCCGGAAATTTGGGGCACTGGCAGGACAGGAACGTCTGGAGAAGGAGGTGGCGGCAActttggagctgctgaggaCGCTGTCACCCACCTCGGAGCTCCTGAGAGACGTGGGGACACAGGAGGTGGTAGCTGTGGCTCGTAGGGCGGCACGGGAGTTCAGCGAGCGCTACGTGGGTACGGGTGGGGTGGCATCTCGTAAATGGGTTTGACACCTCCCAAACTGGGGTTGTCATCCCCTAAACAGGGATTGCCACCACACAAATGGGTATTGTGATCTCCCAAATACGGACTGTCACTGTTAAAATGGGCATTGTCCCCCCAGAGTTACCCCCTAAACAGGGGTGTCACCCCTCAAACAGGGATTGT
This region of Haemorhous mexicanus isolate bHaeMex1 chromosome 32, bHaeMex1.pri, whole genome shotgun sequence genomic DNA includes:
- the LOC132340516 gene encoding N-acetylmuramoyl-L-alanine amidase-like isoform X6, whose protein sequence is MPLRGGSGAIPGSDRMDFPFPNLGLIEGETTTRKRKMSRDTQAGCPCAPQGVAMSCRMFLWLLLALSVCAHPGTGVSSAVSPAVLPRHMDSVLDILDALESPARGGSPGTAAALGRGLGVCSTPGCRAVLGEPPGTPERPPALTPGQWQLLTELLHHDPTTPELGAVLVPDGSTVALCPLLAGIEVGLRSGGFGRPLPTLDPPADPFLAVTITEALGTSFLLAQGCDNNATVLGPGGCWDNMENPQNYTLRGPPSPVPDPVAIGAMDGVILGVRLAQGPLPVAELLRGYYGTGNGSEARRPPSSYRRRKFGALAGQERLEKEVAATLELLRTLSPTSELLRDVGTQEVVAVARRAAREFSERYVECPAIMPRCLWGAHPYRGTPAPLQPPLGSVFLHHTLEPSRPCQTFSACARAMRDMQRFHQDTRGWDDIGYSFVVGSDGYLYEGRGWHWVGAHTKGYNTQGFGVGIVGDFTATLPDPDTLALVRDELLPCAVRFGHIRPDFSLRGHRQLGHTDCPGDALFQEIQSWPGFQGTPVEQGLG
- the LOC132340516 gene encoding N-acetylmuramoyl-L-alanine amidase-like isoform X7; the protein is MPLRGGSGAIPGSDRMDFPFPNLGLIEGETTTRKRKMSRDTQAGVAMSCRMFLWLLLALSVCAHPGTGVSSAVSPAVLPRHMDSVLDILDALESPARGGSPGTAAALGRGLGVCSTPGCRAVLGEPPGTPERPPALTPGQWQLLTELLHHDPTTPELGAVLVPDGSTVALCPLLAGIEVGLRSGGFGRPLPTLDPPADPFLAVTITEALGTSFLLAQGCDNNATVLGPGGCWDNMENPQNYTLRGPPSPVPDPVAIGAMDGVILGVRLAQGPLPVAELLRGYYGTGNGSEARRPPSSYRRRKFGALAGQERLEKEVAATLELLRTLSPTSELLRDVGTQEVVAVARRAAREFSERYVECPAIMPRCLWGAHPYRGTPAPLQPPLGSVFLHHTLEPSRPCQTFSACARAMRDMQRFHQDTRGWDDIGYSFVVGSDGYLYEGRGWHWVGAHTKGYNTQGFGVGIVGDFTATLPDPDTLALVRDELLPCAVRFGHIRPDFSLRGHRQLGHTDCPGDALFQEIQSWPGFQGTPVEQGLG
- the LOC132340516 gene encoding N-acetylmuramoyl-L-alanine amidase-like isoform X10, whose product is MSRDTQAGCPCAPQGVAMSCRMFLWLLLALSVCAHPGTGVSSAVSPAVLPRHMDSVLDILDALESPARGGSPGTAAALGRGLGVCSTPGCRAVLGEPPGTPERPPALTPGQWQLLTELLHHDPTTPELGAVLVPDGSTVALCPLLAGIEVGLRSGGFGRPLPTLDPPADPFLAVTITEALGTSFLLAQGCDNNATVLGPGGCWDNMENPQNYTLRGPPSPVPDPVAIGAMDGVILGVRLAQGPLPVAELLRGYYGTGNGSEARRPPSSYRRRKFGALAGQERLEKEVAATLELLRTLSPTSELLRDVGTQEVVAVARRAAREFSERYVECPAIMPRCLWGAHPYRGTPAPLQPPLGSVFLHHTLEPSRPCQTFSACARAMRDMQRFHQDTRGWDDIGYSFVVGSDGYLYEGRGWHWVGAHTKGYNTQGFGVGIVGDFTATLPDPDTLALVRDELLPCAVRFGHIRPDFSLRGHRQLGHTDCPGDALFQEIQSWPGFQGTPVEQGLG
- the LOC132340516 gene encoding N-acetylmuramoyl-L-alanine amidase-like isoform X11 codes for the protein MSRDTQAGVAMSCRMFLWLLLALSVCAHPGTGVSSAVSPAVLPRHMDSVLDILDALESPARGGSPGTAAALGRGLGVCSTPGCRAVLGEPPGTPERPPALTPGQWQLLTELLHHDPTTPELGAVLVPDGSTVALCPLLAGIEVGLRSGGFGRPLPTLDPPADPFLAVTITEALGTSFLLAQGCDNNATVLGPGGCWDNMENPQNYTLRGPPSPVPDPVAIGAMDGVILGVRLAQGPLPVAELLRGYYGTGNGSEARRPPSSYRRRKFGALAGQERLEKEVAATLELLRTLSPTSELLRDVGTQEVVAVARRAAREFSERYVECPAIMPRCLWGAHPYRGTPAPLQPPLGSVFLHHTLEPSRPCQTFSACARAMRDMQRFHQDTRGWDDIGYSFVVGSDGYLYEGRGWHWVGAHTKGYNTQGFGVGIVGDFTATLPDPDTLALVRDELLPCAVRFGHIRPDFSLRGHRQLGHTDCPGDALFQEIQSWPGFQGTPVEQGLG
- the LOC132340516 gene encoding N-acetylmuramoyl-L-alanine amidase-like isoform X2, translated to MAKHCLMQFLPPCPHCHHYGVPAECHYPLGRDRELVQLVTSGPEAGDSHQGVPEPLHSRDPSCPWEQAGDRTRAIVIWGSHGLGTASPDTSWWLHALTCHGGSVPTGVAMSCRMFLWLLLALSVCAHPGTGVSSAVSPAVLPRHMDSVLDILDALESPARGGSPGTAAALGRGLGVCSTPGCRAVLGEPPGTPERPPALTPGQWQLLTELLHHDPTTPELGAVLVPDGSTVALCPLLAGIEVGLRSGGFGRPLPTLDPPADPFLAVTITEALGTSFLLAQGCDNNATVLGPGGCWDNMENPQNYTLRGPPSPVPDPVAIGAMDGVILGVRLAQGPLPVAELLRGYYGTGNGSEARRPPSSYRRRKFGALAGQERLEKEVAATLELLRTLSPTSELLRDVGTQEVVAVARRAAREFSERYVECPAIMPRCLWGAHPYRGTPAPLQPPLGSVFLHHTLEPSRPCQTFSACARAMRDMQRFHQDTRGWDDIGYSFVVGSDGYLYEGRGWHWVGAHTKGYNTQGFGVGIVGDFTATLPDPDTLALVRDELLPCAVRFGHIRPDFSLRGHRQLGHTDCPGDALFQEIQSWPGFQGTPVEQGLG